The proteins below are encoded in one region of Hordeum vulgare subsp. vulgare chromosome 3H, MorexV3_pseudomolecules_assembly, whole genome shotgun sequence:
- the LOC123439295 gene encoding AP2/ERF and B3 domain-containing protein Os01g0141000-like, protein MGVEILSSMVEHSFQYSSGASSATAESGAVGTPPRHLSLPVAIADESLTSRSASSRFKGVVPQPNGRWGAQIYERHARVWLGTFPDQDSAARAYDVASLRYRGGDAAFNFPCVVVEAELAFLAAHSKAEIVDMLRKQTYADELRQGLRRGRGMGVRAQPMPSWARVPLFEKAVTPSDVGKLNRLVVPKQHAEKHFPLKRSPETTTTTGNGVLLNFEDGQGKVWRFRYSYWNSSQSYVLTKGWSRFVREKGLGAGDSIMFSCSAYGQEKQFFIDCKKNTTVNGGKSASPLQVMEIAKAEQVRVVRLFGVDIAGVKRERAATAEQGPQGWFKRQCMAHGQHSPALGDFAL, encoded by the coding sequence ATGGGGGTGGAGATCCTGAGCTCCATGGTGGAGCACTCCTTCCAGTACTCTTCGGGCGCGTCCTCGGCCACCGCGGAGTCAGGCGCCGTCGGAACACCGCCGAGGCATCTGAGCCTACCTGTCGCCATCGCCGACGAGTCCCTGACCTCACGGTCGGCGTCGTCTCGGTTCAAGGGCGTGGTGCCGcagcccaacgggcggtggggcgCCCAGATCTACGAGCGCCACGCTCGCGTCTGGCTCGGCACGTTCCCAGACCAGGACTCGGCGGCGCGCGCCTACGACGTTGCCTCGCTCAGGTACCGCGGCGGCGACGCCGCCTTCAACTTCCCGTGCGTGGTGGTGGAGGCGGAGCTCGCCTTCCTGGCGGCGCACTCCAAGGCTGAGATCGTTGACATGCTCCGGAAGCAGACCTACGCCGATGAACTCCGCCAGGGACTACGGCGCGGCCGTGGCATGGGGGTGCGCGCGCAGCCGATGCCGTCGTGGGCGCGGGTTCCCCTTTTCGAGAAGGCCGTGACCCCTAGCGATGTCGGCAAGCTCAATCGCCTGGTGGTGCCGAAGCAGCACGCCGAGAAGCACTTCCCCCTGAAGCGCAGCCCggagacgacgaccaccaccggcAACGGCGTACTGCTCAACTTTGAGGACGGCCAGGGAAAAGTGTGGAGGTTCCGGTACTCATATTGGAACAGCAGCCAGAGCTACGTGCTCACCAAAGGCTGGAGCCGCTTCGTCCGGGAGAAGGGCCTCGGCGCCGGTGACTCCATCATGTTCTCCTGCTCGGCGTACGGGCAGGAGAAGCAGTTCTTCATCGACTGCAAGAAGAACACGACCGTGAACGGAGGCAAATCGGCGTCGCCGCTGCAGGTGATGGAGATTGCCAAAGCAGAACAAGTCCGCGTCGTTAGACTGTTCGGTGTCGACATCGCCGGGGTGAAGAGGGAGCGAGCGGCGACGGCGGAGCAAGGCCCGCAGGGGTGGTTCAAGAGGCAATG